The Porites lutea chromosome 4, jaPorLute2.1, whole genome shotgun sequence genome contains a region encoding:
- the LOC140933340 gene encoding melanocyte-stimulating hormone receptor-like, translating into MANGTSTSSCFHLPDPSFDRVSERFLVNLVTAIINIISSPFAVILNLLITIAIFNNTLLRTPSNLLIGCLALSDILVGLTVQPGYVTFRLMENQHRTVPCFVRVMYSNAFYICCGVSFMTLAAVSYERFVAVRLYARYNNVFSSKRAVKYILAIWMFNVSLTSLQWVGINHVSRAMHLLVWFLSLLLSGAANVGMVLVWRRHRRQVQPHIGHITNFQCRQRQEKLTKTVSFIVGFYLLFNIPVLFVTIYHQILKQDIKTYNHYSWAETLAFLNSCTNPSICLWKNRQIRQKILLYFRKQTSSSTKRDGVTLCASKETVSQGRRQLSAVVNTSSL; encoded by the coding sequence ATGGCTAACGGTACGTCAACGTCATCTTGCTTTCATCTTCCTGATCCATCTTTTGACCGGGTTTCAGAGCGTTTCCTGGTAAATCTTGTAACAGCCATCATAAATATCATTTCCTCCCCTTTTGCCGTCATCTTGAACCTATTGATTACCATTGCCATCTTTAACAACACTCTACTTCGAACACCATCAAATCTCTTGATAGGCTGCTTGGCTCTGTCTGATATTTTAGTTGGTCTCACAGTTCAACCGGGTTACGTCACCTTCAGACTTATGGAAAATCAGCACCGAACAGTTCCGTGCTTCGTTCGAGTTATGTACTCTAATGCCTTCTACATTTGTTGCGGAGTGTCTTTTATGACTCTTGCAGCTGTAAGCTACGAGCGATTTGTGGCAGTCCGTCTTTATGCAAGATACAACAATGTCTTCTCGTCGAAACGAGCCGTTAAATATATCTTGGCCATCTGGATGTTTAATGTCTCATTAACAAGTCTGCAATGGGTGGGAATAAACCACGTCTCCAGAGCAATGCATTTACTTGTGTGGTTTCTCTCTCTTTTGCTCTCGGGAGCTGCAAACGTTGGAATGGTGCTCGTTTGGCGTCGACACCGACGCCAAGTTCAACCCCATATCGGGCATATTACCAATTTTCAGTGTCGACAGAGACAAGAAAAGcttacaaaaactgtttctttcattGTGGGATTCTATTTGTTATTCAACATACCCGTTTTATTTGTTACAATTTATCACCAGATTTTGAAGCAGGACATTAAGACTTATAACCACTATAGTTGGGCGGAAACTCTAGCTTTCCTCAATTCCTGCACAAACCCATCAATCTGCTTATGGAAGAACCGGCAAATTCGTCAAAAAATATTGCTTTACTTCCGAAAACAGACTTCTTCGTCTACTAAACGAGATGGTGTCACACTCTGTGCTTCAAAAGAGACTGTTTCACAAGGCCGAAGACAGCTGTCTGCGGTGGTAAACACCAGTTCACTGTAA